Genomic window (Paenibacillus sp. PK3_47):
GCTAGTTGACCTTGATCATTAAAATTAACTGTTCCCCCTGTGATTTCAGCTTTTGTACTTGGGAGTGTGATTGGATCATCTAGATAACCAGCCTCCTGCATTTCATCAATTGTAACTCCCCCAGCTGCGTTAAAGTCGCCATCTTCTTCACCAATTACATACAGTCTGGCTGCGTCATAAACTTGACGGGCAGTTGCTACATCTGCATTGTCCTTAGAATTATTAATAATATTCCCGATCAACGGAATCGCAATAACCGCAATAATCCCCAAAATAACGATAACCGCCAAGAGCTCAATCAGCGTA
Coding sequences:
- a CDS encoding prepilin-type N-terminal cleavage/methylation domain-containing protein, whose amino-acid sequence is MLANAIKKRLNKEEGQKGFTLIELLAVIVILGIIAVIAIPLIGNIINNSKDNADVATARQVYDAARLYVIGEEDGDFNAAGGVTIDEMQEAGYLDDPITLPSTKAEITGGTVNFNDQGQLANSGTTATGAVSFTTGTGTSASSASFSASEVLSAKKN